Within the Kribbella aluminosa genome, the region TTTTGCGGATCGCCTCGAGGTACGCGAAGCCGTACAGGGGGCTGGGCGCGATGCTGTGGCCTTCACCGTATTCGGCGAAGTTGTCGACCAGGAGCATGCGTTCGGTGATCGAGCCGGTCTTGTTTCCTGCCACCCCGCCGAGGTAGGTGTCTCTGGCCCATTTGAGCACTTCTTCGAACTGCGGCGGCGTGTGTACGTAGAGAAACTTGCCAGGGGTGGCGGCGGGGTACCAGGAACGACTGTCCCAGCTGACCGACGGGCATGCGATCGCCTCGACGCCGTTGGCGGTCGCGAGATTCATGAAGCTTTGCAGGGCCGCGACGCCCTTGCCGATCCTGCTGTAGGCGGTCACGTAGTCCACGCCGGCTGCCGCCGACGGGGTCATGCTGGACGGCTCCGGGCCGCCGTTCAGGCCAACGATGAGCGGTGTGCCGACCCCGCGAGCGGCGACAGCGGTGCGGATATCAGCGAACAGCTGGTTGACCGCGGCGACCGACCCGAGAGGCGCGACGGCTGTCTGCCAGTTGAAGAAGAACAGCACCGGCTGACCGTTGACCCGCAGCGACGTCGGGTGCCTGAGGAAGGTCTCGACCCAATACGGAACCAGAGTGTTGACGATGTAGTCGTGAGGCTGGGCGCCGCACTGCGTGATCTCGAACGACACGTCCCAGATCAGCGCCTGCTTCACCTGTCCGGACGTTCCGCTGTGCATGAGGTAGTTGATGAGCCAACTGTTGGCGACGTACGGTGCCCCGGGAGCCTTGGCCCCGTAGGTGAAGTGAGTGATGAAGTCGATGCCGCTTTCGGCCATCCACTTCACCTGCCAGTCGACTACTTCTGGCTGCATGAGGTCGAAGTAGTAGCCGAGGTACGGGGTCTTGTCCGACGTCGAAAACTTGGTCCAGAGCCGTTGATTGCAGTTGTCGCCGATCGACCCGGCCCAGCTTTGAACGCCGATGAGGCCTGTCGACGTCGAGACCTTGTCGATCGTCGGCACCGTGCTGGGGAAGTAGGGCGCGACCCGCAGCAACCGTGTCTCGAGCCGCTCACCGGCCTCGCTCACGTGGAGCCGGAGCGAGTTGATCACGCTCGTCGAAGCCTGGATCGGCACGTCGGTGTTGGCCGCCTGTGCCACGCCGTTGACGTACGCCGTCATTGTGTGGTTCAGGAGGTCGATCCTGAACATGACGACATAGGGGATACCGGAGGCGAAACCCGACCAGGCCACCTCGTTGTGGGCGCCCACGCTGAACCGGATGTCGCCCGAGGAGACGGTCAGCGACGCCGCGAAGCCTTGATCGCCCAGCGCCGTGAACTGGGCGCCTCCCGACGTCTGGCCGAAGATGAGATGTGCCTCGATCTCGACGATGCCTTCCGCCTGATCGAACGGCCGCTCAACGTCGACGAGTCCGGTTGCCTGGGTTCCGCGGCTGAGAGTCAGTCCGTTGCGTCCTTCGACGGTCGCCGTCCCGTTCGTCTGCTGGGCCGTGTACTCGGCCGGAAGCTGACCAAGAGGCACGGTCATGAAGTCGTCGAAGAACGGCGCGATCTTGTAGATCCGGTTGCCTCCGAACAGCGTCAGCGCCTGGTTTCCTGTGACCTCGACGCTTGTCCCTGTCAAGCGCAGCGGATAGCTTCCTGGGATCTCGACATCCGTCGCGACCACGACGTTGTCGATCCACACGGTGAATTTGCGGGTCACCAGGTTGAGTTTCACGCGGACACCCCACCAGGTGGTGGCCGCGACAGGGATGAGCTGAAGCACCTGTCCACCTGGGGTCTGTGGATCCAGGTCGAGGACGAAGAAGCCCGCCTGGATGCCGAAGGCGATGGCGTCGCCGGCATCCGTCGACAGCCGCCATCGGGCACCGTCTGCCTGGGTATTCGTGACCGCGGCGAAGAACTCCCACTGCACGAGGCCGCTGTTGTCGATGGCAAGCGATCGCTCGACAGCGGTGCGACCGCCTAGTCCCTGGTGGACCAGTCCGAAGCCGCCCGCATAGATCTTGTACGGCGGAAGCGCTGCCGGTCGCTGGACGTAGACCCAGGTGAGACCGTCGTCCCGAACCTGCCCTTGAACGGTCCCGCCGCTCTCGTCGAACAGCCATCCGTTTGCCCAGCTCCCCATGGTGGAGTCGTGATAGCCCTCGAGCAGGTCACGGTTCTGCCCGCTCGTGTCGCCATCACTGCCGATGATCAGGCTCTGGACGTCAACGGCTCCAGAAGTGGACTGCTCTGCCGGGGCCAGCGCGACCTGGGTGATCGTCCCCGACCAGTACTGGTTTTGGCTGAGATCGACGCTGTACTCGCGAGATCCATCTCGCGGGTGGATGAGGAAGGCCTGGCTCTTCTTTTGGTCGAATGTCGGGTCAGCTGCTGTTTGCCAGTAGATCCGAGCCGACGTGGTGGGGGTGTCGTTGGCGAGCGTGACGACGGCGTACCGCGCAGTGGATGCGGCGAGCGAGAGCAGCGGTGAGGTCAATCGCGCGCCCTTCGCGTGCAGCTCGAGCCGAAAACTCCTGCTTGGACGGGCCTTCCGCATTCCCTTGCCGACTCTCCAGCCGGGGCTTCCGGTGCTGAAATTGGCCGCCCACGCGGTGGGCTGGGCGGAAGAGAACGAGATCGAGTCGAAGAGCTGCTGCCCTGAACTCGCACCGAGGGCCGGCTGGATCCTGACCTGGTCGATGTGGTTGGACGCAGACCATGAGGAAATCGCAGCGACGTTGATGGAGTACTCGCGGAACCGGCTGTCGTTGGCGACGATGTCGATGGTTGCCGAGCGGCCCGTACTGAATCCAGCGTCGTTCACGCCGCGCCACAGGAGGCGGAGCTGCGTCGCTGTAGTCTCGTTTCGCATTCGGACACGGATGCTCTGGACGACCGAGGTATCGAGCGCCAGACCCCGGCGGGAGTCCAGCGAAGCGTTGGTCGCGCTGAGGTCGAGACGAAGGGCTCCCCTCAGCGCGGTGACGGCGCAGCCGACCGGGTTGCTCCATCCCTCGGTTCCATACGCGAACTCGTACGTCCGCGTGCCGGGGGCGGGGTCGAAGGCGTGGAACGCGACGAGAACGACGCCGACGTTTCCGCTCGACGCCTCGGTCGCAGGCGCGAAGCGGACCTGGCGGATGGTACCGGTCCACTCGGTCTCGCCGCCGAGCTCGAGGACGTATTCGACGTAGTCGGACGAGTCATGGTGGGTCTCGAACTCGACCACCCGCGTAGTGTCGAAGGCAGGCGAGGCATCGGTCGTCCAGCTGAGGGTGGCCGTGGCGCTCGTAGTGGGGTTGTTCATCACGACGCGGATCTGCGTGAACACGGCGGCGTCGAGGTCCAGGGGCGTTTCGCTGTCGAACGAGGCATCCAGAGTGGTGAGCGCCAGGTCGAGGTGATGATCGGCCAGGGTCGGCGTGCATCCGGCGAAGCCGTTCCAGCCGGCGTACTGGTCCAAGCTGTTGTAGAAGCGGTATTCCAGCGCCTCAAGCCGCGGCTCCGGCGCGGTCATCGCGGCACCAAGGTCTACCGCCGCGCTCGCGGTTCGGGGTGGCGCCAGGTTCGCGTCCACTACCCCTAGCGCAGTTGCGGCGCCGATGATCGTCATGCTCCTGAGCACCGTTCGGCGCGAGATCGCGTGTTGGCTTCCCATCGACATCCGTGCCTCCTGTGGATCGATTCAGTTTTGTGCCGGTAAAGCTAGGGCTGCGCACCACACGCGTCAAGAACTTGTCACGCCCGAGTTTCCAGCGCACGGCTCCAGATGCCTCGTATTACAAGGAATCTGACCGTCGAGCGTTGACGGCACAGGGAGGCGTCGGGTACGTTCGCGGCGAATGAAACGATATCATTCGTTGTTCACCGAGCGATCACTTCCATCGACATGAAGGAGCGTGTGCGTGGCCATCGAGATGCCGGCAGACAGCTCACGGAACGAGACTCAACGCCGCTCGCGCAAGCGGCGGCGGTCCTACGGGCCGTACCTGGTGGTCGTCCCGGTCATGCTCACCATCGGGGTCTTCCAGTACTACCCCGCCGTCAACGGAATCTTCCGGTCGTTCTTCGCCTGGAATCCCGCCGGGGACTCTCCGTTCGTCGGAGTTCAGAACTACGCGCGGATGATGTCGGACTCGGCCTGGTGGCTGTCGTTCCGCAACCTGGGAATCATCTTCGTCTTCGGTGTGGCCTCGTGGTCGATTCCCCTGCTTGCCGCCGAGCTCGTGGTCTCGTTGCGGAGCGCACGGGCACGGTTCGTCTTCCGCACGCTGCTCATCCTCCCGATGGCGTTCCCCGGCGTCGTGACAGCGCTCATCTGGTCGTTCATCTATCATCCGAACGACGGCGTCCTGAACAGGATCCTCAGGGACGCTGGGCTCGGAAAGCTCGCGTCGAACTGGACGGGCGATCCCGCTCTCGCGCTCGGAGCCCTGCTCTTCATCGGCTTCCCGTTCATCGCTGGTCTGCCGTTCCTGATCTTCCACTCCAGCCTGTCGAACATCCCACCGGAGATCTTCGAAGCCGCACAGCTCGACGGCGTGGGCCGGATCCGTCGCTTCTGGACGATCGATCTGCCGCTCATGGCGTCCCAGGTCCGGCTGCTCCTGTTCCTGGCGGTCGTCGCGACGCTCCAGTACGGCTTCGTCGCCTACATCGTGACGAAAGGCGGCCCTGACAACGCCACGGCGGTGCCAGTGCTGCAGATGCTGAACGAAGCGTTCCAGGGCGGGGACTGGGGATACGCCGCGACTCTTTCCACCACGCTGTTCGTCATCACGCTCGCATTCAGCCTGATCGTGATGTTCGCGAGGAAGAAGACCTCGAGAGCAGCCTCCGAAGACGGGCTTATGTAATGGCCGGCGTACAGACGACCGACGAACGGGCCGGCGTCGTGCCGGCGCGGCCCCTGGCCCGCGAAACGACACCGCGCCGCGCCCGGTTCGCACCGGGGCGTCGGCAATGGGGAATCACGATCACGCTCTCGGCGATCGTGGCAGTATCACTCGCGCCCTACCTGCTCATGGTCTTCGTCTCCGGCAAGTCGCGACAGCAGTACGAGCACACGTTCTGGCAACCGGACTGGCCCATCCAGTGGAGCAACTACGCGGTGGCGTGGAAGCAGATCGCGCCCTACATGCTGACGTCGGTCGTCGTTGCCACGGTCTCCATCGTCGGAATCGTCGCCATCTCGGCGGTCACGGGATTCGTCATCTCGCGTTACCGCTTCGTCGGACGCAACCTGTTCTTCGCCCTGATCGCGGTCCTGCTGATGATCCCGAGCATCTCGAGCCTCGTCCCGCTGTTCGTGATGATGCGGGACTTCCAGCTCCTCAACACGATCTGGGTGATGATCGTGCCGCACGTCGTCGGCGGGGCGGTCATCGGCACAGTCCTCATGCGCACCTTCGTCGACGGGATCCCGCAGACGATCTTCGATGCCGCCCGCATCGACGGCGCCTCTGCTCCCCGCCTCTTCCGGTCGATCATGATCCCGTTGTCCTATCCCGTCATGGGATCGGTTGCGCTGATCACGATCAACAGCGTGTGGAACGACTTCTTCTGGCCCCTTCTGACGATCTCGGACAACAGGCTTCGGCCCATCTCCGTTGGGCTCCTGTTCTTCTCAGGCCAGAACGGAACCGACTACGGGCCGATGTTCGCGGGCTACCTGCTCTCGAGTCTCCCCCTCGTCGTCCTGTTCTCGTTCCTCTCCAAGTATTTCCTGGCCGGCATTCAGGGCGGCCTCCCCGGTTCCCACTGATCGTTCCATCCACAGCTCACCAAAAGGCGCCAGCAGCCAGAAGAGAGGATGCATCGTCGTGTCTAGACTCAGTAGCGGTGTCAGAAGAGGCCCGACAGCTCTCGGAGCACTCGTGAGTGTCGCGCTGGTCGCGTTCAGCGCCGGATGCGGGGCCTCGGACGGTGGTGCGTCCGGGGATCACGTCACTATTACGCTCTCCGGCCCCAACCAGTGGAACAATTCCTCGGACTCCTTCGGGAAGGCCTGGGACAAGTTGATCGCCGGCTTCGAGGCCGCGGAGCCGAACATCACGGTGAAGACGACCGTGCTTCCCGCCAACTCGTGGACCGACACCCTCTCGACGCAACTGAGCGCCGGCACCGCGCCGAACCTCGTCTTCCAGCAGGCCCCTCACAAACCCGACCAGGTCGTTGCACTCGACAAGTACCTCCAGGAGCCGAACCCCTACATCCCGGAGAACAAGCACTGGATCGACAACTTCAACTCGGCGCACTTCGGTACCGGCAACGAGCGGTCGCTCGATGCGAACGGCCACTACACCTACGTGCCTTTCAACCTCACGTCGCTCGGCATCTACCGCAATGACACTCTGCTGAAGAAGGCCGGCGTCACGTCTGACATCTCGACCTTCGACGACCTGATGAACGCCTGTACCAAGATCAAAGCGGCCGGGTTCACGCCCATGGCCATGGACAGTGGCGCGAACGCGGCCGACTGGACGTTCTGGTCACTCGGCTCGATGTTGCTCCGGAAGTACGCGGGCAAGGTCAACGTCTTCGATTCGGCCGGAAACCCGGGAACGGCGCGGCAGGTGACGCAGAAGGGACTCGCGAAGGCCGTGCTGACCGGTGAGCTGAGCGCGACCAGCACACCCGAGGTCAAGGACATGCTGAAGCTGACCAAGCAGCTCTACGACACGTGCGCCACCCCGAACTGGTCCGGTGTCGCGGCCGGCAGCGCCGGCGACGAGTTCAGCGGCGGTAAGGCCGGGTTCATCTTCAGCACGAGCTTCTACAGTTCCTGGCTCGATGGCGTCGGCTTCAAGTACTCCACGATGCCGTTCCCGACTGTCACCACGTCGGACTCCGAGTATGCAGACGGCAGCGTCGCCCAGTTCGGTGCTTCCGACGGCGGAACGTCGTACATGGTCTCGGCGACGACCAAAGGCTCAGAGCTGGCAGCGTCGATCAAGTTCCTCCAGTACGTCACCAGCGCGAAGGGCGGGCAGGCGTGGCTCGACGCCACTGGAGCCATTCCGTCCACCCTTGACGCCAAGACACCGGCCACCGCCGCGGGGCTCCTGCGTGGTAAGTGGTCGGAGACTCCGCCCATCAAGTTCTTCACGAAGGCGCCCAAGGCGAAGAGCGGACAGAACGTGTACGAGGGGTATCTGATCGGATCCAAGTCGCTCGACGCCCAGGCGGAACAGATGGAGACCGACAGCATGGCCGGCTGGAAAGAGGTCGCAACAGCATCCGGCTGGACGGATGACTGGGCGAAATAGGCGCGGTCGATGAATCGTTTCGTTCGGCGCCGACATCCGCTTTCCGGCGTGAGACGTGGCCCCCATGGGGGGCCACGATGCCTCCGCGACGGTCATCCGGACCGACTAGAGTGGAACGTACCATAGCGGTGGTACGACAGATTGGCGGCAATGAGCAGCGGAGGGACACTGTGGTCAGTATCCGGGATGTCGCAGACAGTGCAGGCGTGGCCGTGGGAACAGTGTCGAAGTACCTGAACACTCCGGATCGTGTTTCCGCCGGGAAGACGAAACTCATCCGCAAGGCCATTCGCGACCTCGGCTATGTGAGGAACGACGCTGCCCGCCAACTGCGGGCCGGGCACAGCAACACCTTGGGCTTTGTCGCCCTTGAACTCAGTAACCCGTACTTCGCTGACGTTGCCCGCAGCGCAGAGCGGAGGGCTGCCCAGAAGGGGCTCGTCATGGTGCTGGTCAGCAGCAACGGCGACCGGGAACGCGAAGCGCAGTACGTCGACCTGCTCATTCAGCAGCGGGTATACGGCGTGGTTCTCGCCTCCGGCATGACCCAGGACCGCGATCTCGATCTGCTCTTCGATCGAGGGATCCCCACTGTGCTCCTCGATGCGTACGCCAAGTCGGATCGCTTCTCGAGCGCCAGAGTCGACGACTACCTGGGTGCCAAGCAGGCCGTAGACCACCTGATTGCGCAGAGATGCCGATCGATCGCCTTCGTCGGAGGCGAAGACAGCGTGCATCAGATCGCAGAGCGGCGCCGCGGCGCCCGCGCGGCGGTCGACGCAGACGGAGGCGTGACCTTGGAGACGATTCCGACCGAAGAGCGTACGATTCAGGCCGGACGAGATGCCGGCGAGGCGATCGCCGCCCGAGCGGCGAGGCAGCGGCCTGACGGGATCTTCGGCGCCAACGACTCGATCGCGATCGGGATCATGCAGGTGCTGGTGGGCAAGGGCATCCGGATACCCCAGGACATCGCGATCGTCGGCTACGACGACATCGACTTCGCCACGTCGGCGGTCGTGCCGCTGACGACCGTGCGCAGGTCGGGCGAGCTTCTCGGGCGCGCTGCGGTCGATCTGATGGTCGATCAGGCCGAGTTCGGATCGCCGGCCGTGCGGGACATGGTCATCCAGCCCGAGCTTGTCGTCCGGGCGAGTTCGCTGCGGAGTTCCAAGGCCTCATGACGAAACGGAGGGGACCGCGGCAACAAGACATCGCCCGGATGGCCGGCGTCTCGCAGACCATGGTGTCACTCGTCCTCAACGGGCGTGCCGCGAGCGCAGGAGTCACGGAAGAGACCCAGAAACGCGTTCGCGACATCATCGAAGAGCTGGGATACGTTCCCAATGTCGCCGCGCGCTCCCTCCGGGGTGGCCGCAACGGCATCCTCGGGGTGCACACCTTCGAGCCCGTCTTCCCGGTTGTCCTTGGGGACTACTATCACGATTTCCTCGTCGGGATCGAAGAGCAGGCCATCCGGATGGGGCAGGACCTGTTGCTCTTCGCATCTACTCAGAGCGAGGACGGTACGCGCAGCATCTACGGCAGAGGCACGAACCGCCTGGTGCTCGCGGACGGATCGGTCATGCTCGGTATGCGGACGAATGACGAGGAACTGACCCGGCTCGCCGGGGAGGGTTATCCGTTCGTCTTCATCGGCAAGCGTGATGTCGCCGGCGTCGCGTTTCCGTACGTGACTGCGGACTACGAGGGGGCGACCGCCGGCGCCGTGCAGTTGCTCCACGACCACGGCCATCGCAGGCTCGGCTACCTCGGACTCATCCACCGCATCGTCCCGCTCGACCTCCGTTTGCGCGGCTTCGAACACGGCATGGCGAGCCTCGGGGCCGATGGAACGACGCCCTGGTTGCTCGATCCCACTCGCCTCACATCGGAGTGGGTCGCCGACCGCCTCGCCGAGGGGATCACGGCGTTCCTCGTCGAATCGATCGATCTCGTAGACCCGTTCGTCGCGGCGGTGGCCGGACTGGGGCTTGAGGTCCCCTCCGACCTCTCCGTGGTTCTGCTCGACGTGGCCCCCAAGGATTCGGTCGCAAACGGCTGGAGCCGCATCGGGCTGCCGAGGCGCGAGCAGGGGCCGGCGGAGCGTCACGCTGCTTCTGCAGCTGCTCGATGGCGAGATCTCCGCCGACCATTCCGAGACCGTCGAATGTGAGCCACCGTCCCTCGCGAGCGTCGCCGACCGGTAGGGACGGACGCCTGTGCTGTGAGCCAAGCGGCTCAGCCCACGAGATCGCGGCCCTGGGTTCGAACGGATTCCGGCCACTCGAGCGCGATCCCGAGCCGGTTGCGGAGTAGCGACTGATAGTCCTGCAGCAGTCCGGGCTTGCTACGGACCTCCTCCGGCGATACCTGTTCGGTCGCGCAGAATCCCGCGAGAGCGCCGACCGCTTCGCCGATCGACCACTCGACGGGATGCAGTCGGTAGGCCCCGTTGGTGATGTGCGTCGTCCCGATGTTCTTTCCGGCTGCGAAAAGGTTCCCCACATCGCGGGGTAGCAGCGCTCCGAGAGGTATCTGGAACGGGAAGCAGTCGATGTCGATATAGCTCCTGAAAGCGCTCGGATGGAGATCGATCCGGTAGAAGCCGATGCCCACCGAATCGGCGAAGCTCTCCGACCACGGTCGCGACTCGCGCATTTCACGCCCGATGTGTTCTTCCGTGATCGTGAAGTGCGCTCGGATGCGGCGGGACTCGCGAATGTAGGCCTCCTTCGCCAGGCCGTCCACGGTCCCGAGCACGTCGCCTCGCAGGTGGAGCTCCGGATAGCCGATGCCGCCGTCCGACCGGGGCGCCTCGGTCTGCATCCAGTACACGAACGACAGCGTCAGAGCCCGCGCGCCGTCGAGCGCATCCTGCTGGGCCGCATCGGACACTCCGGCAAGCGGCCGCTCCCAGTAGTCGGCTTGTGGCCAGTTCATGAGGGTGACGTCGCCACTGGGCCATCCAGGTCCCATCGCGTAGCGGGACAGGATCCGCCGGTAGTGCCAGAGGTCCGGTTGCAGCGATGTCTCGGCCTCGGCCGGAGTGGTTGCGAACATCGGCCGCGTGCGACGCTCGAGGGACACCGGGTCGACATCGTCCCAGGACAGCTGAGATCCCGGCCAGAACGGCGCAACCGTTGACCGCCAATATCCGTAGTCTGTCGGCGGGTCGATCACGTGGTCTTCGCCTGCCCGGTACTCCAGCGCGGCACACCACGTCACAGCCTGCTGGTCAAAGGGATTCGCGACGGGTGGCGCGTGCAGCTCGCCCGTCTCGCTGGACGCTTCCGCTCCGATGACGTGATCGAGATTCCCGAGCGGGAGGAGATCGCCAAGCTCGGTCGCGTCTGCGAAGAACCGCGCTTCGAGTCGCGTTTCGG harbors:
- a CDS encoding carbohydrate ABC transporter permease; protein product: MAIEMPADSSRNETQRRSRKRRRSYGPYLVVVPVMLTIGVFQYYPAVNGIFRSFFAWNPAGDSPFVGVQNYARMMSDSAWWLSFRNLGIIFVFGVASWSIPLLAAELVVSLRSARARFVFRTLLILPMAFPGVVTALIWSFIYHPNDGVLNRILRDAGLGKLASNWTGDPALALGALLFIGFPFIAGLPFLIFHSSLSNIPPEIFEAAQLDGVGRIRRFWTIDLPLMASQVRLLLFLAVVATLQYGFVAYIVTKGGPDNATAVPVLQMLNEAFQGGDWGYAATLSTTLFVITLAFSLIVMFARKKTSRAASEDGLM
- a CDS encoding carbohydrate ABC transporter permease encodes the protein MAGVQTTDERAGVVPARPLARETTPRRARFAPGRRQWGITITLSAIVAVSLAPYLLMVFVSGKSRQQYEHTFWQPDWPIQWSNYAVAWKQIAPYMLTSVVVATVSIVGIVAISAVTGFVISRYRFVGRNLFFALIAVLLMIPSISSLVPLFVMMRDFQLLNTIWVMIVPHVVGGAVIGTVLMRTFVDGIPQTIFDAARIDGASAPRLFRSIMIPLSYPVMGSVALITINSVWNDFFWPLLTISDNRLRPISVGLLFFSGQNGTDYGPMFAGYLLSSLPLVVLFSFLSKYFLAGIQGGLPGSH
- a CDS encoding ABC transporter substrate-binding protein; the encoded protein is MSVALVAFSAGCGASDGGASGDHVTITLSGPNQWNNSSDSFGKAWDKLIAGFEAAEPNITVKTTVLPANSWTDTLSTQLSAGTAPNLVFQQAPHKPDQVVALDKYLQEPNPYIPENKHWIDNFNSAHFGTGNERSLDANGHYTYVPFNLTSLGIYRNDTLLKKAGVTSDISTFDDLMNACTKIKAAGFTPMAMDSGANAADWTFWSLGSMLLRKYAGKVNVFDSAGNPGTARQVTQKGLAKAVLTGELSATSTPEVKDMLKLTKQLYDTCATPNWSGVAAGSAGDEFSGGKAGFIFSTSFYSSWLDGVGFKYSTMPFPTVTTSDSEYADGSVAQFGASDGGTSYMVSATTKGSELAASIKFLQYVTSAKGGQAWLDATGAIPSTLDAKTPATAAGLLRGKWSETPPIKFFTKAPKAKSGQNVYEGYLIGSKSLDAQAEQMETDSMAGWKEVATASGWTDDWAK
- a CDS encoding LacI family DNA-binding transcriptional regulator, coding for MPPRRSSGPTRVERTIAVVRQIGGNEQRRDTVVSIRDVADSAGVAVGTVSKYLNTPDRVSAGKTKLIRKAIRDLGYVRNDAARQLRAGHSNTLGFVALELSNPYFADVARSAERRAAQKGLVMVLVSSNGDREREAQYVDLLIQQRVYGVVLASGMTQDRDLDLLFDRGIPTVLLDAYAKSDRFSSARVDDYLGAKQAVDHLIAQRCRSIAFVGGEDSVHQIAERRRGARAAVDADGGVTLETIPTEERTIQAGRDAGEAIAARAARQRPDGIFGANDSIAIGIMQVLVGKGIRIPQDIAIVGYDDIDFATSAVVPLTTVRRSGELLGRAAVDLMVDQAEFGSPAVRDMVIQPELVVRASSLRSSKAS
- a CDS encoding LacI family DNA-binding transcriptional regulator, encoding MTKRRGPRQQDIARMAGVSQTMVSLVLNGRAASAGVTEETQKRVRDIIEELGYVPNVAARSLRGGRNGILGVHTFEPVFPVVLGDYYHDFLVGIEEQAIRMGQDLLLFASTQSEDGTRSIYGRGTNRLVLADGSVMLGMRTNDEELTRLAGEGYPFVFIGKRDVAGVAFPYVTADYEGATAGAVQLLHDHGHRRLGYLGLIHRIVPLDLRLRGFEHGMASLGADGTTPWLLDPTRLTSEWVADRLAEGITAFLVESIDLVDPFVAAVAGLGLEVPSDLSVVLLDVAPKDSVANGWSRIGLPRREQGPAERHAASAAARWRDLRRPFRDRRM
- a CDS encoding FAD-dependent oxidoreductase produces the protein MPRKHHAATLVVIGGGLGGVATALTAARLGQRVILTERGDWLGGQLSTQGVPPDEHQWIETEQISPSYSELRTRIRDHYRTNYPLSDTAVSAVNLNPGNGFVSRLCHEPRVAAHTIEEMLSPLVASGLLTILKHSEPIELERVGPRVQAVVVRDRRDGSETRLEARFFADATELGDLLPLGNLDHVIGAEASSETGELHAPPVANPFDQQAVTWCAALEYRAGEDHVIDPPTDYGYWRSTVAPFWPGSQLSWDDVDPVSLERRTRPMFATTPAEAETSLQPDLWHYRRILSRYAMGPGWPSGDVTLMNWPQADYWERPLAGVSDAAQQDALDGARALTLSFVYWMQTEAPRSDGGIGYPELHLRGDVLGTVDGLAKEAYIRESRRIRAHFTITEEHIGREMRESRPWSESFADSVGIGFYRIDLHPSAFRSYIDIDCFPFQIPLGALLPRDVGNLFAAGKNIGTTHITNGAYRLHPVEWSIGEAVGALAGFCATEQVSPEEVRSKPGLLQDYQSLLRNRLGIALEWPESVRTQGRDLVG